CGCACGGACGTCCAGAGAGCGAGGCCCGCCGGCTGCAAGGCCTCGCCGTCACGGCCGCCGAACCCGCCCGGAAGCGCGTCGGGGAAAACCCGACCGGTTGCCGCCCCGATACGGCGGCGAGAGTGGACGGCGAAGGCCCAGCGCCCGCCGTCAAAAAAGGTGGTACCGCGGAAGAGCAACGCCCTCTTTCGTCCTTTTGGCGAAGGGGGGCGTTTTTGTTTGGCGCGCGATTCCGATGTTGGTCTGAACAAAGGAGGGGGAACGCGATGGCCTTGCAAAAAACGATCGCCTTTCTCGGCGCCGGCTCGATGGCCGAAGCGCTCATCGCGGGGGTGATCAACAAGGGGGTGGTGGCCCCCCACAAGATCCTCGTCACGAACCGGCAAAACCGCGAGCGCCTCGCAGAACTGGCCAAGCGGTACGGCGTGCGAACGGCCACCGACAAGCGCGAGGCTGTACGCGAAGCCGACGTGATCGTGCTGGCCATGAAGCCCAAGGATGTGGGCGAAGCCCTAAAGGAAGTGGCCGACCGCGTGCGGGCCAACCATCTGATCATCTCCGTCGCCGCCGGCGTGCCGATCTCCTTTATCCAGTCGTTTTTCCCCCACCCCGTGCCCATCGTCCGGACGATGCCCAACACCTCCTGCCACGTCGGGCTGTCGGCCACCGGCATCGCCCTCGGCCCCTACGCGGCGCCGTGTCACGAGACGCTGGTGCGGAAGCTGTTTGACGCCATCGGCATCACCTGCGTGGTGAAAGAGGAACAGCTCGACGCCGTCACGGGGCTGTCGGGCAGCGGGCCGGCGTACATCTACTTCCTCGTCGAGGCGATGGAACAGGCCGGGCAAAAGGCCGGCCTCGCGCCGGAGATCGCCCGCCGGCTGACCGTGCAAACCCTGCTCGGCGCGGCGCACATGCTCCTCGAGACGCGCGAAGAGCCGTCTGTCCTGCGCGAAAAGGTCACGTCGCCGGGCGGGACAACGATGGCCGGCCTCGAGGTGCTGCGCACCCACCAATTCCAAGAAGCGATACAGCGCGCCATCCTGCGCGCAACGGAACGCGCAAAAGAATTGGGACAGCTCGTCAGCGCAAAGGTCCATTCCCGTTGAACAGCAACGGGAATTTTTTTGTGTTGCAAAACAGATGTGTTGCAAAACAGAGGAACATGTTATAATACAAGTGAATACACTGCAAGCACCAACGCGCGCAAGGGGAGTGGAAGCATGGCGCTCCGGCTCATCATCACCGAGAAGGCGGCGGAATTCTACCGGCAGGAACTCGACGTCCAAGAGGGCGAGGCGCTGCGCCTGTTCGTGCGCATTGGCGGCGTCGGCCACGTGGGGTACTCCTTCGGCATCCAAAAGGATCGCATCACGCCGCATGATCACGTCGTTCGCGTCCGGGATGTGGCCTTTGTGGTCCGCGACGACGACGCCTGGTACCTGGACGGCATGACCATCGATCTGGACGGCAGCGACGAGATCGTCGTCTCCCACGAGCGGTTCGCGCGGCTCGATCACCCGGTTGAGGAACGCGAACCCGCGCTGGTGGGATGACGCGGACAAATGGAATGCTCCGAACGGGCGGGATGATGGAAAAGGGACGGCGTTTGCCGTCCCCCTTTTTTGCGCGCCCATACCGGCCGGTGCACCGCCGATTCGGTTGCCGCACGCGGCTGCCCCGCTTAGGCGTTGACGTCAACCACCACGCGCCCGCGCACCTTGCCCTGCAGGATGTCGCGGCCGACGGCAACCGCCTCCTCGAGGGACACCACGTGCGTCATCGCCTCCAGCTTGTCCAGCGGCAAATCGCGCGCCAGCCGCTGCCACGCCTGCTCGCGCCGCTCGCGCGGGCAATACACCGAGTCGATCCCCAGCAGGTTGACGCCCCGCAAGATGAAGGGGAAGACGGTGGTCGTCAGCTCGCTACCGCCGGCAAGCCCGCACGCGGCCACGCTGCCCCCGTAGGCCA
The sequence above is drawn from the Calditerricola satsumensis genome and encodes:
- the proC gene encoding pyrroline-5-carboxylate reductase, with product MALQKTIAFLGAGSMAEALIAGVINKGVVAPHKILVTNRQNRERLAELAKRYGVRTATDKREAVREADVIVLAMKPKDVGEALKEVADRVRANHLIISVAAGVPISFIQSFFPHPVPIVRTMPNTSCHVGLSATGIALGPYAAPCHETLVRKLFDAIGITCVVKEEQLDAVTGLSGSGPAYIYFLVEAMEQAGQKAGLAPEIARRLTVQTLLGAAHMLLETREEPSVLREKVTSPGGTTMAGLEVLRTHQFQEAIQRAILRATERAKELGQLVSAKVHSR
- a CDS encoding iron-sulfur cluster biosynthesis family protein, with the protein product MALRLIITEKAAEFYRQELDVQEGEALRLFVRIGGVGHVGYSFGIQKDRITPHDHVVRVRDVAFVVRDDDAWYLDGMTIDLDGSDEIVVSHERFARLDHPVEEREPALVG